The following are from one region of the Edwardsiella tarda ATCC 15947 = NBRC 105688 genome:
- the moeA gene encoding molybdopterin molybdotransferase MoeA, protein MDCSTPPDLLSLQQALERLLSAAQPISESEDVALAEAVGRISAQPIVSPLNVPPFANSAMDGYAVRLADLHSAQPLPIAGKAFAGQPFQGEWPVHSVIRIMTGAAVPAGCEAVIMQEQAQVDAQGVRFTHPVQAGQNIRLPGEDIQQGAMVLDRGVRLGGAELPLLASLGIAHVPVMRRLRVALFSTGDELQPIGAPLSAGQIYDTNRFAVSLMLAQMGCEIIDLGIVRDDPQALRAAFQQADQQADLVISSGGVSVGEADFTKQILDEVGSINFWRLAMKPGKPFAFGRLRQAWFCGLPGNPVSACVTFYQLVQPLLARLAGHTHWQAPARLRARTLSDLKKAPGRLDFQRGIVSRNAQGELEVRSTGHQGSHVFSSFAAGNAFIVLERERGAVAAGEWVEVELFNSLLRS, encoded by the coding sequence ATGGATTGTTCTACCCCCCCGGATCTGCTTTCCCTGCAACAGGCGCTGGAGCGACTGCTGAGCGCCGCCCAGCCGATCAGTGAGAGCGAAGACGTCGCCTTAGCCGAGGCCGTCGGGCGTATCAGCGCACAGCCGATCGTCTCGCCCCTCAACGTGCCCCCCTTCGCCAATTCGGCGATGGATGGTTATGCCGTACGTCTGGCCGACCTGCACAGCGCTCAGCCACTGCCTATCGCCGGCAAGGCCTTCGCGGGCCAACCGTTCCAGGGGGAGTGGCCGGTGCATAGCGTCATCCGCATCATGACCGGCGCCGCCGTCCCCGCTGGCTGCGAAGCGGTGATCATGCAAGAACAGGCACAGGTCGATGCCCAGGGGGTTCGCTTCACCCATCCCGTACAGGCGGGGCAGAATATTCGCCTACCTGGCGAAGATATCCAGCAGGGCGCCATGGTGCTGGATCGTGGCGTACGCCTGGGTGGCGCCGAGCTACCGCTGTTAGCCTCACTCGGGATCGCCCACGTCCCGGTGATGCGCCGGCTACGCGTCGCCCTGTTTTCTACCGGCGATGAGCTCCAGCCGATCGGCGCCCCGTTGAGCGCCGGCCAAATCTATGACACTAACCGCTTCGCCGTCAGCCTGATGCTGGCGCAAATGGGGTGTGAAATCATCGATCTGGGGATCGTACGTGACGATCCTCAGGCCTTGCGTGCCGCCTTCCAACAAGCCGACCAACAGGCCGATCTGGTGATCAGCAGCGGTGGCGTCTCCGTCGGTGAGGCGGACTTCACCAAGCAGATCCTCGACGAGGTCGGTAGCATCAACTTCTGGCGGCTGGCGATGAAACCGGGCAAGCCCTTCGCCTTTGGCCGCCTACGCCAGGCCTGGTTTTGCGGTCTGCCGGGTAACCCCGTCTCCGCCTGCGTCACCTTCTATCAATTGGTGCAGCCGCTGCTCGCGCGCCTCGCCGGTCACACGCATTGGCAGGCTCCCGCACGCCTGAGGGCCCGCACGCTCAGCGATCTGAAGAAGGCACCGGGACGGCTCGACTTTCAACGCGGTATCGTCAGCCGCAATGCCCAAGGCGAGCTCGAAGTGCGGAGCACCGGCCACCAAGGCTCACACGTCTTCAGCTCTTTCGCCGCCGGTAACGCGTTTATCGTGTTGGAGCGCGAACGGGGAGCCGTCGCCGCTGGCGAATGGGTCGAGGTCGAGCTATTCAATTCGCTATTGAGGAGCTGA
- the moeB gene encoding molybdopterin-synthase adenylyltransferase MoeB, whose product MEAHTPLPPLSDEETLRYNRQIVLRGFDFDGQERLKASHVLIVGLGGLGCATSQYLAAAGVGQLTLLDFDTVALSNLQRQILHSDARIGMAKVESARLRLAEINPHLQLNTVAANLDDTALAQQIAQVDAVLDCTDNVETRERLNRLCHAGQTPLISGAAIRMEGQVCVFTYQPGEPCYRCLSRLFGANALSCVEAGVMSPLVGIIGATQAMECIKLLSRFGEIPRGRLMLYDAMTSQWRTMTLAASPACEICAG is encoded by the coding sequence ATGGAGGCACACACACCACTGCCACCGTTGAGCGATGAAGAGACCCTGCGCTATAACCGTCAGATTGTCCTGCGTGGCTTCGACTTCGATGGCCAGGAACGCCTCAAGGCCAGCCACGTCTTGATCGTCGGTCTGGGTGGCCTAGGTTGCGCCACCAGCCAATACCTGGCGGCCGCAGGGGTCGGCCAGCTGACGTTGCTCGACTTCGACACGGTCGCACTGTCAAACCTGCAGCGGCAAATCCTGCATAGCGATGCCCGTATCGGCATGGCCAAGGTGGAGTCGGCTCGCCTACGCTTGGCCGAGATCAACCCCCATCTACAACTGAATACCGTGGCCGCCAACCTCGATGACACGGCGCTGGCTCAGCAGATCGCCCAGGTGGATGCGGTGCTGGACTGTACCGATAACGTCGAGACACGCGAACGTCTCAACCGCTTATGCCATGCCGGACAGACCCCTCTGATCTCGGGGGCCGCCATCCGCATGGAGGGGCAGGTATGCGTCTTCACCTACCAGCCCGGTGAGCCCTGCTACCGCTGTCTCAGTCGCCTGTTCGGTGCCAACGCCCTCAGTTGCGTCGAGGCCGGCGTGATGTCGCCCCTGGTGGGGATCATCGGCGCCACTCAGGCGATGGAGTGCATCAAGCTGCTCAGCCGCTTCGGTGAGATCCCCCGCGGACGGCTCATGTTGTACGACGCGATGACCTCACAGTGGCGCACGATGACGCTGGCCGCCAGCCCCGCCTGTGAGATCTGCGCCGGATGA
- the mdoH gene encoding glucans biosynthesis glucosyltransferase MdoH — protein sequence MNKSQENANAYLQALAPDAEQQAALRQHIAHQPQSVEEVHLALAGADATVCGGEDAALHSVAARLDLGWHGGAKKRAELVQDQAGHTAIKAMPTIRRTSMFPEIWRTNPFVRLWERLLGRTPAPKHTFQSHQEAEADKRWRRVGSLRRWALLLLTLGQTTVATWYMKTILPYQGWAYVDPMSIFHGKPLMQYTLELLPYVLQFGILILFAILFCWVSAGFWTALMGFLQLLIGRDRYSISASTVGDEPIDAAHRTALIMPICNEDVSRVFAGLRATYESVAATGQLAHFDVFILSDSSDPDICVAEQKAWMELCQEVDGAGQIFYRRRRRRVKRKSGNIDDFCRRWGGNYSYMVILDADSVMSGECLTGLVRLMEANPTAGIIQTAPKATGMDTLYARIQQFATRVYGPLFTAGLHFWQLGESHYWGHNAIIRVKPFIDHCALAPLPGNGTFAGSILSHDFVEAALMRRAGWGVWIAYDLPGSYEELPPNLLDELKRDRRWCQGNLMNFRLFFVKGMHPVHRAVFLTGVMSYLSAPLWFLFLMLSTALQVVHTLMEPQYFLQPRQLFPVWPQWRPELAIALFSTTLVLLFLPKLLSVVLIWAKGSRQFGGPLRLLMSMLLEMLFSVLLAPVRMIFHTVFVVSAFLGWSITWQSPQRDDDATPWGEAFRRHGSQMLLGLVWAGGMAVLDLRFLWWLSPIVGSLILSPFVSVITSRRTLGLLCKRAKLFLIPEEYQPPVEMAATERYVALNHQRLLEEGFMHALLDPLYNALACGMATARHRNHPLIERDRERRVAEALAESPRTLSKAARLSLLSDPVVMARLHQAVWSDTQRYEQWHSAYQSLAAAHRAPR from the coding sequence ATGAATAAATCTCAGGAAAATGCCAACGCCTATCTCCAGGCGTTGGCGCCGGACGCGGAGCAACAGGCCGCGCTTCGCCAGCATATCGCTCATCAACCGCAGTCGGTGGAGGAGGTTCATCTGGCATTGGCAGGAGCGGATGCGACGGTCTGTGGCGGCGAGGATGCCGCCTTACACTCCGTGGCGGCGCGTCTGGATCTCGGCTGGCATGGCGGGGCGAAGAAGCGGGCCGAACTGGTGCAGGATCAGGCCGGGCATACGGCCATCAAGGCCATGCCGACCATTCGCCGCACCTCCATGTTCCCGGAGATCTGGCGTACTAACCCGTTTGTACGGCTGTGGGAGCGCCTATTAGGGCGCACCCCGGCACCGAAACACACCTTTCAGAGTCATCAAGAGGCCGAAGCAGATAAACGCTGGCGCCGCGTCGGGTCGCTGCGCCGTTGGGCGCTGCTGTTGCTGACGCTGGGGCAGACGACGGTGGCGACGTGGTATATGAAGACCATCCTGCCTTATCAGGGCTGGGCTTACGTCGATCCGATGTCGATCTTCCACGGCAAGCCGTTGATGCAATACACCCTGGAGCTGCTGCCCTATGTGCTGCAGTTCGGGATTCTGATCCTCTTCGCCATCTTGTTCTGCTGGGTGTCCGCCGGTTTCTGGACCGCGTTGATGGGCTTCCTGCAGCTATTGATCGGCCGCGATCGCTACAGTATCTCCGCCAGTACCGTGGGGGATGAGCCGATCGATGCGGCGCATCGTACCGCATTGATCATGCCGATCTGTAACGAGGATGTTTCACGCGTCTTCGCCGGTCTGCGCGCCACCTATGAGTCGGTGGCCGCCACCGGGCAGTTGGCACACTTCGATGTGTTTATCCTGAGCGATAGCAGCGATCCCGATATCTGTGTCGCCGAGCAGAAGGCGTGGATGGAGCTGTGCCAAGAGGTCGACGGCGCTGGGCAGATCTTCTACCGTCGGCGGCGTCGTCGCGTGAAGCGTAAGTCCGGCAACATCGATGACTTCTGTCGTCGCTGGGGCGGGAACTACAGCTACATGGTGATCCTGGATGCCGACAGCGTGATGAGTGGCGAGTGCCTGACCGGTCTGGTGCGTCTGATGGAGGCGAACCCAACCGCTGGCATCATCCAGACCGCGCCGAAGGCGACCGGTATGGACACGTTGTATGCCCGCATTCAGCAGTTCGCCACCCGCGTGTATGGCCCGCTGTTTACCGCCGGCCTACACTTCTGGCAGCTCGGCGAGTCCCACTACTGGGGGCATAACGCGATCATTCGCGTGAAGCCATTCATCGATCACTGTGCCTTGGCGCCGCTGCCGGGCAACGGCACCTTCGCCGGTTCGATCCTCTCGCATGACTTCGTCGAGGCCGCCTTGATGCGCCGCGCCGGCTGGGGGGTATGGATCGCCTACGATCTGCCAGGCTCCTATGAGGAGTTGCCGCCTAACCTGTTGGATGAGCTGAAACGCGATCGCCGATGGTGCCAAGGCAACCTGATGAACTTCCGCCTGTTTTTCGTTAAGGGGATGCATCCGGTTCATCGTGCCGTGTTCCTCACCGGGGTCATGTCCTACCTGTCGGCGCCGCTCTGGTTCCTGTTCCTGATGCTCTCGACCGCGTTACAGGTGGTGCATACCCTGATGGAGCCGCAATACTTCTTGCAGCCACGTCAGCTGTTCCCGGTCTGGCCACAATGGCGACCGGAGTTGGCCATCGCCCTGTTCTCGACGACCTTGGTGTTGCTGTTCTTGCCGAAGTTGTTGAGTGTGGTGTTGATCTGGGCCAAGGGCTCGCGCCAGTTCGGCGGGCCGTTACGCCTGTTAATGTCGATGCTGCTGGAGATGCTATTCTCGGTGCTGCTGGCACCGGTACGGATGATCTTCCACACCGTATTCGTCGTGAGTGCCTTCCTCGGTTGGTCGATCACCTGGCAATCGCCGCAGCGTGATGATGATGCCACCCCCTGGGGAGAGGCGTTTCGTCGCCACGGCTCGCAGATGCTGCTGGGCCTGGTCTGGGCTGGCGGTATGGCGGTATTGGATCTGCGCTTCCTGTGGTGGCTGTCGCCGATCGTGGGGTCGCTGATCCTGTCCCCCTTCGTGTCGGTGATCACCAGCCGGCGCACCCTGGGGTTGCTGTGTAAGCGTGCCAAGCTGTTCCTGATCCCGGAAGAGTATCAGCCGCCGGTCGAGATGGCCGCCACCGAGCGTTATGTGGCGTTGAATCATCAGCGTCTGTTGGAAGAGGGCTTCATGCATGCTTTGCTCGACCCCCTCTACAATGCGCTGGCCTGTGGCATGGCGACGGCCCGTCATCGCAACCATCCACTGATCGAGCGAGATCGTGAGCGTCGAGTCGCCGAGGCCTTGGCTGAGTCGCCGCGTACCCTGAGCAAGGCTGCTCGCCTGTCACTGCTGAGTGATCCGGTGGTGATGGCGCGTTTGCATCAGGCGGTGTGGTCTGACACACAGCGTTATGAGCAATGGCATAGCGCCTACCAGTCGTTAGCGGCCGCGCATCGCGCGCCACGCTAA
- a CDS encoding glucan biosynthesis protein G has protein sequence MFASAQAWAFSLDDVAAQAQKLAEQSYKAPKSNLPSEFRNMKFADYQQIQFNNDKLYWSGQKTPFRLAFYHQGMYFDTPVKINEVTATTVKEIKYNPDYFNFGSVKHDKDAVKDLGFAGFKVLYPINKAGKDDEIMSMLGASYFRVIGKGQVYGLSARGLAIDTALPSGEEFPRFREFWIERPKPQDKHLVIFALLDSPRATGAYRFILRPGVDTVVDVQARVFLRDKVGVLGIAPLTSMYLFGSNQPSPTVNYRPQLHDSEGLSIQSGNGEWIWRPLNNPKHLSVSTFSVDDLKGFGLLQRTRDFSAYQDLDDRYDLRPGAWIEPRGNWGKGKVELVEIPTADETNDNIVAFWIPDSLPPIGKPLDVAYRLTFTRDEAKLHDPELAWVKDTLRSAGDVKQSNLIREADGSTALLVDFVGPVLKALPADAAVTTQVTTDDNTKLLENNLRYNPVTKGWRLTLRFKVNDPKKPVEMRAYLIKDGKPLSETWSYQLPANE, from the coding sequence ATGTTTGCCAGCGCGCAGGCGTGGGCATTTTCATTGGATGATGTCGCCGCCCAGGCACAGAAGTTGGCTGAGCAATCCTATAAGGCTCCCAAAAGCAATCTGCCGTCTGAGTTTCGTAATATGAAGTTTGCTGACTATCAGCAGATTCAGTTCAACAACGACAAGCTGTATTGGTCAGGGCAGAAAACGCCGTTCCGTTTGGCCTTTTACCATCAGGGCATGTACTTCGATACACCGGTCAAGATCAACGAAGTCACGGCCACGACGGTGAAGGAGATCAAGTACAACCCAGACTATTTCAACTTCGGCTCCGTCAAACATGATAAGGATGCGGTGAAGGATCTGGGGTTTGCCGGGTTTAAGGTGCTCTACCCGATCAATAAGGCGGGGAAAGACGACGAGATCATGAGTATGCTCGGCGCCAGCTACTTCCGCGTGATCGGCAAAGGTCAGGTGTATGGCCTTTCTGCCCGTGGCTTGGCCATCGATACCGCGTTGCCGTCCGGTGAAGAGTTCCCGCGCTTCCGCGAGTTTTGGATCGAACGTCCTAAACCGCAGGATAAGCACCTGGTGATCTTTGCCCTGCTCGATTCACCGCGCGCTACCGGTGCCTATCGTTTCATCCTGCGTCCGGGCGTGGATACGGTGGTGGATGTTCAGGCTCGAGTATTCCTGCGTGATAAGGTTGGGGTGCTGGGGATTGCGCCGTTGACCAGTATGTATCTGTTCGGCTCCAACCAGCCGTCGCCGACGGTTAACTACCGCCCGCAACTGCACGATTCCGAGGGGCTCTCGATTCAGTCTGGTAATGGCGAATGGATCTGGCGTCCGCTCAACAATCCGAAACACCTCTCCGTCAGTACCTTTAGCGTCGATGATCTGAAAGGCTTTGGCCTGCTGCAGCGTACCCGTGACTTCAGCGCCTATCAGGATCTGGACGACCGCTACGATCTGCGCCCGGGTGCCTGGATTGAGCCACGCGGTAACTGGGGTAAGGGTAAGGTCGAGCTGGTGGAGATCCCGACCGCCGACGAAACCAACGATAACATCGTCGCCTTCTGGATCCCGGATAGCCTGCCGCCGATCGGCAAGCCGCTGGATGTCGCTTATCGCCTGACCTTCACACGTGACGAGGCGAAATTGCATGATCCCGAGTTGGCTTGGGTGAAGGACACCTTGCGCTCTGCGGGGGATGTGAAGCAGTCCAACCTGATCCGTGAGGCCGATGGGAGCACGGCGTTGCTGGTGGACTTCGTCGGGCCAGTGCTGAAAGCGCTGCCGGCGGATGCGGCGGTCACGACGCAGGTGACGACCGATGACAACACCAAACTGTTGGAAAATAACCTGCGCTATAATCCCGTTACCAAAGGATGGCGTTTGACGCTGCGCTTCAAGGTCAACGATCCGAAGAAGCCGGTGGAGATGCGTGCCTACCTGATTAAAGACGGTAAGCCGCTGAGTGAAACTTGGAGTTATCAGTTACCTGCCAATGAATAA
- a CDS encoding DsrE family protein, giving the protein MQTMKVIFHVSEAANCPHAYNNARNLMAIRDGQPTEIHILFNGSAISTLLADSEESPRWETLQMQGIELFGCENSMRANGITADQLLMGVHTVAAGMLSLVEHQQQGYLYIKP; this is encoded by the coding sequence ATGCAAACCATGAAGGTAATTTTTCACGTCTCCGAGGCGGCCAATTGCCCGCATGCATACAATAACGCTCGTAACCTGATGGCGATCCGTGATGGGCAACCCACGGAGATCCATATTCTGTTTAACGGTTCCGCCATCAGCACGCTGCTGGCGGATAGTGAAGAGTCGCCGCGTTGGGAAACCTTGCAGATGCAGGGTATTGAGTTATTCGGCTGTGAAAATAGCATGCGTGCCAATGGGATCACCGCCGATCAGTTGCTGATGGGGGTGCATACGGTAGCGGCCGGTATGTTGTCGCTGGTCGAGCATCAACAGCAGGGCTATCTGTATATTAAGCCCTAA
- a CDS encoding MysB family protein: MDMYLTLDEAIDAAREAFLAEHDEDTPVAQLNLQKYIMQDGDTMWMAEFHADERDEGDGVALFFGPAAQAVFDQDYEDSEIEEEWLAENTLYQWDEEEFQYQPPLDSEEGASAASEWDEQN, from the coding sequence ATGGATATGTATCTGACACTGGATGAAGCCATCGATGCGGCGCGCGAGGCGTTCCTTGCCGAGCACGACGAGGACACGCCGGTGGCGCAACTCAATCTGCAGAAATATATCATGCAGGATGGCGATACCATGTGGATGGCCGAGTTCCATGCCGATGAGCGGGACGAAGGCGACGGCGTCGCCCTCTTCTTCGGCCCGGCAGCCCAAGCGGTCTTCGACCAAGACTACGAGGACAGCGAGATCGAGGAGGAATGGCTAGCGGAGAACACCCTCTATCAATGGGATGAAGAGGAGTTCCAGTATCAACCACCGCTCGACAGCGAAGAGGGTGCAAGCGCTGCCAGCGAATGGGATGAACAGAACTGA
- the glk gene encoding glucokinase, with translation MKRFALVGDVGGTNARLALCCLESGRLSAVQSYRGEQFASLESVIRTYLQTHAVQVDSACIAIACPVTDDWVAMTNHSWAFSIRAMQQALGLARLAVINDFTAVSMAIPVLPAESLIQLGGQAAQQGRPIAIYGAGTGLGVAHLIQSGERWISLPGEGGHVDLAAGSEEEDELLALLRAELGHVSAERVLSGPGLVNLYRAVVKAAGREPQALTPQMISERALAEQCADCRRALTLFCVMMGRFGGNLALNMATFGGVYIAGGIVPRFLEFFRTSPFRQAFEEKGRFQAYLAAIPVYLITHDNPGLLGAGAYLRQQLGYRLSPQA, from the coding sequence ATGAAGCGTTTTGCGTTAGTGGGCGACGTGGGGGGCACCAACGCTCGCCTGGCGTTATGCTGTTTAGAGAGTGGCCGCCTGTCGGCGGTACAAAGTTATCGCGGTGAACAGTTCGCGAGCCTGGAATCCGTTATTCGGACCTATCTTCAGACACACGCGGTGCAGGTCGATTCCGCCTGTATCGCTATCGCCTGTCCGGTCACCGATGACTGGGTGGCGATGACCAATCATAGCTGGGCCTTCTCCATCCGCGCCATGCAGCAGGCGCTCGGTCTGGCGCGACTGGCGGTGATCAATGACTTTACCGCGGTCTCCATGGCGATTCCGGTCCTCCCGGCGGAGAGCCTGATCCAGCTCGGCGGCCAAGCCGCGCAGCAGGGACGACCGATCGCCATCTATGGCGCGGGTACCGGTCTGGGCGTCGCCCATCTGATCCAGAGCGGTGAGCGTTGGATCAGTTTGCCGGGGGAGGGGGGGCATGTCGATCTCGCCGCGGGCAGCGAAGAGGAAGATGAATTGTTGGCGCTGTTGCGTGCGGAGTTGGGCCATGTTTCGGCGGAGCGGGTGCTCTCGGGTCCGGGTCTGGTCAACCTCTATCGCGCCGTCGTTAAGGCGGCCGGACGCGAGCCGCAAGCGTTGACACCGCAGATGATTAGCGAGCGCGCCCTGGCAGAACAGTGTGCGGATTGCCGACGGGCCTTGACGCTGTTCTGCGTGATGATGGGGCGTTTCGGCGGTAACCTGGCGCTGAATATGGCCACCTTCGGTGGCGTCTATATTGCGGGGGGGATCGTGCCGCGTTTCCTGGAGTTTTTCCGAACGTCGCCTTTCCGCCAGGCCTTCGAGGAGAAGGGGCGCTTTCAAGCCTATCTTGCCGCCATCCCCGTCTACTTAATCACCCATGACAATCCCGGTCTGCTCGGTGCCGGAGCCTACCTGCGTCAGCAGTTAGGGTACCGCTTGTCGCCGCAGGCATGA
- a CDS encoding Nramp family divalent metal transporter encodes MLNSRTVDCVTRSPARKIKISLMGPAFIAAIGYIDPGNFATNIQAGASYGYTLLWVVVWANLMAMLIQLLSAKLGIATGKNLAEHIRDRFPRPVVWAYWVQAEIIAMATDLAEFIGAAIGFKLLFGVSLLQGAVLTGIATFLILGLQRRGQKPLERVIGALLLFVAAAYIVELIFSRPSVAGLAQGMLLPDLPTQDAVVLAAGVLGATIMPHVIYLHSSLTQKGDEGTRAERYASTKLDVAVAMTIAGFVNLAMMATAAAAFHFNGHSGISELDQAYLTLKPLLGEAAATIFGLSLVAAGLSSTVVGTLAGQVVMQGFVHFHIPLWLRRAVTMLPSFIVILAGLDATRILVLSQVLLSFGIALALLPLLAFTGNRALMGDMVNGRLVQALGRVIVFLVVALNLYLLVSMLRG; translated from the coding sequence ATGTTGAACTCTCGGACTGTAGACTGCGTCACCCGCTCCCCCGCGCGCAAGATCAAGATCTCGCTGATGGGGCCTGCCTTTATTGCCGCTATCGGCTATATCGATCCGGGTAACTTCGCCACCAACATTCAAGCGGGCGCCTCCTATGGCTATACCCTGTTGTGGGTGGTGGTATGGGCCAACTTGATGGCCATGCTGATTCAATTGTTGTCGGCCAAACTGGGTATCGCAACGGGAAAAAACCTGGCCGAGCATATCCGCGATCGCTTCCCGCGTCCTGTGGTGTGGGCGTACTGGGTTCAGGCTGAGATCATCGCCATGGCGACGGATCTGGCCGAGTTTATCGGGGCGGCGATCGGCTTTAAATTGCTGTTCGGTGTGAGTCTGCTGCAAGGGGCGGTGCTTACCGGGATTGCCACCTTCTTGATCTTGGGTCTCCAACGGCGTGGACAGAAGCCGCTGGAGCGCGTCATCGGCGCGCTGCTGCTGTTCGTCGCCGCGGCGTATATCGTCGAGCTGATTTTCTCCCGTCCGAGTGTCGCCGGTCTGGCTCAGGGTATGCTGTTACCGGATCTGCCGACTCAGGATGCGGTGGTGCTGGCGGCTGGGGTATTGGGGGCGACCATCATGCCACACGTGATCTACCTGCACTCCTCATTGACCCAGAAGGGGGATGAAGGGACGCGGGCGGAGCGTTACGCATCGACGAAATTAGACGTTGCCGTCGCCATGACGATCGCCGGTTTCGTGAACTTGGCGATGATGGCGACCGCGGCAGCGGCCTTCCACTTCAACGGCCATAGCGGCATCAGCGAACTGGATCAGGCCTACCTGACACTGAAGCCGTTGCTTGGCGAAGCGGCCGCGACCATCTTCGGCTTGAGCCTAGTGGCCGCCGGGCTCTCCTCGACGGTCGTCGGCACCCTGGCGGGGCAGGTGGTGATGCAGGGGTTCGTCCATTTCCACATCCCGCTGTGGCTACGTCGGGCGGTGACCATGTTGCCCTCTTTCATCGTTATCCTGGCCGGGTTGGATGCCACGCGTATCCTGGTGCTGAGTCAGGTTCTGCTGAGCTTCGGGATCGCCTTGGCATTGTTGCCGCTGCTTGCCTTTACCGGCAACCGTGCGCTGATGGGCGACATGGTTAACGGACGCCTGGTGCAGGCATTGGGACGGGTGATCGTCTTTTTGGTAGTCGCGTTGAACCTTTACTTACTGGTCAGTATGTTGCGCGGTTAA
- a CDS encoding NupC/NupG family nucleoside CNT transporter, whose translation MSPILHFLLALVVVAVLALLVSHDRKRIRVRFIIQLLVVEILLAYFFLNSDIGLGFVKGFSGFFETLLKFAAEGTNFVFGNMSDKGLAFFFLNVLCPIVFISALIGILQHIRVLPIVIRAIGTVLSKINGMGKLESFNAVSSLILGQSENFIAYKDVLGKMSEKRMYTMAATAMSTVSMSIVGAYMTMLDPKYVVAALVLNMFSTFIVLSLINPYSVEGEADLQLKNTHEGQSFFEMLGEYILAGFKVAIIVSAMLIGFIALIAAVNALFDSIFGISFQGILGYVFYPFAWIMGIPSGEALHAGSIMATKLVSNEFVAMIDLQKIAGELSPRGLGILSVFLVSFANFSSIGIVAGAIKGLNEHQGNVVSRFGLKLVYGSTLVSILSASIAGLFL comes from the coding sequence ATGTCCCCCATTCTGCACTTCTTACTGGCCTTAGTAGTGGTGGCAGTCCTCGCCCTGCTGGTCAGCCATGACCGCAAGCGGATCCGCGTGCGCTTTATTATTCAGCTGCTGGTGGTTGAGATCCTGCTGGCCTACTTCTTCCTGAACTCGGATATCGGTCTGGGCTTTGTGAAAGGATTCTCTGGATTCTTCGAAACGCTGCTCAAGTTCGCCGCAGAGGGGACCAACTTTGTCTTCGGTAACATGAGTGACAAAGGGTTGGCCTTCTTCTTCCTCAACGTGTTGTGTCCGATCGTCTTTATTTCCGCCTTGATCGGTATTCTGCAACACATCCGCGTACTGCCCATCGTCATCCGTGCCATCGGTACCGTACTGTCTAAAATCAACGGTATGGGCAAACTGGAATCCTTCAACGCCGTCAGCTCGCTGATCCTTGGCCAATCAGAAAACTTCATTGCCTATAAAGATGTCCTGGGCAAGATGTCAGAGAAGCGCATGTACACCATGGCGGCGACGGCAATGTCGACGGTCTCCATGTCCATTGTCGGCGCTTACATGACCATGCTGGACCCGAAATATGTGGTGGCGGCGCTGGTACTGAACATGTTCAGCACCTTCATCGTGTTGTCGCTGATCAACCCCTACTCCGTCGAGGGTGAGGCCGATCTGCAACTGAAAAACACCCATGAAGGGCAGAGCTTCTTCGAAATGCTGGGTGAGTACATCCTGGCCGGTTTCAAGGTCGCGATTATCGTCTCCGCCATGTTGATCGGTTTTATCGCCCTGATCGCCGCCGTGAATGCCCTGTTTGACTCCATCTTCGGCATCAGCTTCCAGGGTATCCTCGGCTACGTCTTCTATCCGTTCGCCTGGATCATGGGTATCCCGAGTGGTGAGGCGCTACATGCCGGCAGCATCATGGCCACCAAGCTGGTCTCCAACGAATTCGTCGCAATGATTGATTTGCAGAAAATCGCCGGAGAGCTGTCACCGCGCGGCCTGGGGATCCTGTCCGTGTTCCTGGTCTCTTTCGCCAACTTCTCCTCCATCGGTATCGTCGCTGGTGCCATCAAGGGGTTGAATGAACATCAGGGTAACGTCGTCTCCCGCTTCGGTCTGAAGCTGGTCTACGGCTCTACGCTGGTCAGCATCCTGTCCGCTTCTATCGCCGGCTTGTTCCTGTGA
- a CDS encoding DNA-binding protein: MNKEWYSAKELVGVGSFPSTPQAINQRAKAEGWRRQRRNGVQGKALEYHISSLPKEVVEELIARDDQAQYLLNSTQPEQLWYAILLQMNDEERKKATSVILRIGIDEFLRRLGD; encoded by the coding sequence ATGAACAAGGAATGGTACTCGGCCAAAGAATTAGTGGGCGTCGGCAGCTTTCCCTCCACGCCTCAAGCCATTAATCAGCGTGCCAAGGCCGAGGGATGGCGCCGGCAACGGCGCAATGGCGTCCAGGGTAAGGCGCTGGAATACCATATCAGTAGCCTGCCGAAAGAGGTGGTAGAGGAGCTCATCGCGCGCGACGATCAAGCGCAGTACCTGCTCAACAGCACGCAACCGGAACAACTCTGGTATGCCATTCTGTTACAAATGAACGATGAGGAGCGCAAGAAAGCAACCTCGGTGATCTTGCGGATTGGCATTGACGAGTTCCTGCGCCGCTTAGGCGATTAG